In Ovis aries strain OAR_USU_Benz2616 breed Rambouillet chromosome 14, ARS-UI_Ramb_v3.0, whole genome shotgun sequence, a single genomic region encodes these proteins:
- the LOC101104852 gene encoding vomeronasal type-1 receptor 4 — translation MAGSFFIIGMIILTQTVVGILGNFSLLCSYIILHITGYRLRSTDLILKHLIVANSLVLLCKGVPQTMAVFGWKHIRSDFGCKLLFFLHRVGRGVSICSICLLSVFQVITISPWNSRWAVLKVTAPKYTVPSLFLCWILQMLVNVIFPIYITGKWSHNNITEERDFGCCSTILTDQKNKKTKDALYAALLSFPDVLCLGLTLWAGGSMVLILYRHKQQVQHIRRTDTFSRSSPESRATKTILLLGGTFVYFYTLSSIFQVLLALFVQPSWFFVNMTVIIAACFPTVSPFLLMSRDSSVHGLYFAWMRNAKSSTIMRKV, via the coding sequence ATGGCCGGCAGCTTTTTCATAATAGGCATGATCATCTTAACACAGACCGTGGTTGGAATCCTGGGGAATTTCTCACTCCTTTGCAGTTATATCATCCTTCACATCACGGGTTACAGGTTAAGGTCCACAGATTTGATCCTTAAGCACCTGATTGTGGCCAACTCCTTGGTCCTCCTCTGTAAAGGGGTCCCCCAGACAATGGCAGTGTTTGGGTGGAAGCatatccgcagtgattttggctgcaaacttctcttctttctgcacagagtggggaggggagtgtcCATCTGTAGCATCTGCCTCTTGAGTGTCTTTCAGGTGATCACAATCAGTCCCTGGAACTCCAGGTGGGCAGTGCTGAAAGTAACAGCCCCCAAGTACACTGTTCCCTCTCTGTTCCTGTGTTGGATCCTGCAAATGCTggtaaatgttatttttcctATCTATATAACTGGCAAATGGAGTCACAATAACATCACAGAGGAAAGAGATTTTGGCTGCTGTTCTACTATTCTTACTGAccagaagaacaaaaaaaccaaaGACGCCTTGTATGCAGCATTGCTGTCATTCCCTGATGTTTTATGTTTGGGGCTCACGCTCTGGGCCGGAGGCTCCATGGTTCTCATCCTGTACAGACATAAGCAGCAGGTCCAGCACATTCGTAGGACCGACACCTTCTCCAGGTCCTCCCCTGAGTCCAGAGCTACTAAAACCATCCTTCTCCTGGGGGGCACCTTTGTCTACTTTTATACTCTTTCCTCCATCTTTCAAGTTCTTCTGGCTCTTTTTGTTCAGCCCAGCTGGTTCTTTGTGAACATGACTGTAATCATAGCAGCGTGCTTCCCAACTGTCAGCCCCTTTCTGCTCATGAGCCGTGACTCCAGTGTACACGGGCTCTACTTTGCCTGGATGAGAAATGCAAAGTCCTCTACTATTATGAGAAAagtgtga